Proteins encoded in a region of the Acidobacteriota bacterium genome:
- the asnB gene encoding asparagine synthase (glutamine-hydrolyzing): protein MCGIVGLLTFDGPAEVFRGDVASAVHRMSRRGPDDAGLWSDDACCLLGFRRLSILDLSPAGHQPMLTRDGRYALVFNGELYNFREIRKELQDRGVTFRSTGDAEVVLYALAEFGDAALASFNGMFALAFYDTLTKRLLLARDHAAIKPLYVLRHRDGVLFASQYDQILAHPWARGGAVTSEGLALYAHLGYVPPPFALVAGTMALDAGAWLAVDHTGRCEEGRHFTFPRSPEPDLFGQAAYDAVDAAVTSAVRRQMVSDVPLGVFLSGGIDSPLVAAKMREATTMNFPAFTLGTNGDSLDESPDARRYAEALGLHHVVRQIVPADAIELLDEVVAASSEPHDDYSLFPTMLISRVAREQVAVVLSGDGGDDLFWGYPGRMIHPLAPASKLTMQGWRDLVRGAPATTSGPSAGAEQLRRQRFVDPVQLAEVFPDLPPFPRACTLFDFGGSGVDALALWLRWNEYSGHLGSVLQKVDRASMHHSLEVRVPLLDREVVDVAARIDWRSAVDLRRSVGKLPLRASLVRHAGFQTTTKRGFEAPMSAWLRGPLRPLFEDLVLSRGELLGLTIGQEALARIYRLHLTRVGDYTRLLWRLLSLALWEARHFRAAFAHAGNTAGELTVWTTR from the coding sequence GTGTGCGGCATTGTCGGCTTGCTGACGTTTGATGGCCCCGCCGAGGTGTTCCGCGGGGACGTAGCCAGCGCCGTGCACCGGATGTCACGCCGGGGGCCGGACGACGCCGGCCTCTGGTCCGACGACGCGTGTTGCCTGCTCGGGTTCCGGCGCCTCTCAATCCTCGATCTTTCCCCAGCCGGCCACCAACCGATGTTGACCCGCGACGGGCGCTATGCGCTCGTCTTCAACGGCGAACTCTATAATTTTCGAGAGATTCGCAAGGAACTGCAGGACCGGGGCGTCACGTTTCGCTCCACCGGCGATGCCGAAGTGGTTCTGTACGCCCTGGCAGAATTCGGCGATGCGGCGCTGGCGTCTTTCAACGGCATGTTCGCCCTGGCCTTCTACGACACGCTCACGAAGCGGTTGCTGCTGGCCCGCGACCACGCCGCCATCAAGCCGCTCTACGTCCTGCGCCACCGCGACGGGGTGCTGTTTGCGTCGCAGTATGACCAGATTCTGGCGCATCCGTGGGCTCGCGGCGGTGCGGTGACATCCGAGGGGCTCGCGCTTTATGCGCATCTCGGGTACGTGCCTCCACCCTTTGCGCTCGTGGCCGGCACCATGGCCCTGGACGCCGGCGCGTGGCTGGCGGTCGATCATACCGGGCGGTGTGAGGAGGGCCGGCACTTTACGTTCCCGCGCAGTCCCGAACCCGACCTGTTCGGCCAAGCCGCCTATGATGCTGTTGACGCCGCCGTGACCTCGGCCGTCCGTCGACAGATGGTGAGTGATGTGCCGTTGGGCGTCTTTTTGTCCGGCGGTATTGACTCGCCGTTGGTGGCGGCCAAAATGCGCGAGGCCACCACGATGAACTTTCCCGCGTTCACCCTGGGCACCAACGGCGACTCTCTTGACGAGTCTCCCGATGCGCGGCGGTATGCGGAAGCGCTGGGACTGCACCATGTCGTCAGGCAAATCGTCCCAGCCGACGCTATCGAGTTGCTCGACGAGGTGGTGGCCGCCAGCAGCGAACCGCACGACGACTACTCGCTGTTTCCCACGATGCTCATCAGCCGCGTCGCGCGTGAACAGGTCGCGGTGGTGCTGAGCGGTGACGGTGGCGACGATCTGTTCTGGGGATACCCGGGCCGCATGATCCATCCGCTGGCGCCGGCATCAAAATTGACCATGCAGGGGTGGCGCGACCTGGTGCGCGGGGCACCAGCCACGACGAGCGGGCCATCGGCTGGAGCCGAGCAACTGCGCCGGCAGCGATTTGTTGATCCGGTGCAACTGGCAGAGGTCTTTCCGGACCTGCCGCCGTTTCCGCGCGCGTGCACCTTGTTTGACTTTGGTGGATCCGGCGTGGACGCCCTCGCGCTGTGGCTTCGCTGGAACGAATACAGCGGGCATCTGGGAAGTGTCCTGCAGAAGGTCGACCGGGCCAGCATGCATCACTCACTCGAGGTCCGGGTGCCGCTGCTCGACCGTGAGGTCGTGGATGTGGCGGCCCGTATCGACTGGCGATCGGCCGTCGATCTGCGCCGCAGTGTCGGCAAACTCCCGCTGCGTGCGTCGCTCGTGAGGCATGCCGGTTTCCAGACCACGACCAAGCGCGGGTTTGAAGCGCCGATGTCGGCCTGGTTGCGCGGACCGCTTCGCCCCCTGTTCGAGGACCTGGTGTTGTCTCGGGGAGAACTGCTTGGGCTGACGATCGGCCAGGAGGCGTTGGCGCGGATCTACCGCCTGCATCTGACGCGAGTGGGAGACTACACCCGGCTGTTGTGGCGCCTGCTCAGCCTGGCCCTGTGGGAGGCGCGGCACTTTCGCGCAGCGTTTGCGCATGCCGGCAACACCGCCGGTGAGTTGACGGTCTGGACGACACGATGA
- a CDS encoding galactose mutarotase codes for MRRAAVAIMVGMVAVGCGGGESSPPMPADDIRVTSVPFGATADGTPVDVITLRNGKGIEMTVLTYGGIIMSLKTPDRNGVADDIVMGHDSVAGYEANSPYFGSLIGRVGNRIANGAFTLDGKVYTLAKNNGPNHLHGGLKGWDKVVWKADPFQDRTGAGVRLEYTSADGEEGYPGKVTAHVVYTLTPDNTLMVDYHATSDKPTVINLTQHSYFNLGGGKTTDILGHELMVNADRYTPVNSTLIPTGELAPVAGTPFDFRAPTAIGARINDKNTQLDYGKGYDHNYVLTRAGTGLELAARVYEPTSGRTLEITTTEPGVQLYTGNFLDGTITGKGGRVYPFRSGFCLETQHYPDSPNQKGFPSIELRPGGEYKSKTVFAFGSR; via the coding sequence ATGAGGCGCGCAGCGGTGGCGATAATGGTTGGAATGGTTGCGGTGGGGTGCGGTGGTGGTGAATCATCTCCGCCAATGCCTGCCGACGACATCCGCGTCACCTCGGTGCCTTTTGGCGCCACGGCCGATGGCACGCCTGTGGACGTCATCACACTTCGAAATGGCAAGGGCATCGAAATGACGGTGCTCACCTATGGCGGCATCATCATGTCGCTCAAGACGCCGGATCGAAATGGCGTGGCTGATGACATCGTGATGGGCCACGACTCCGTGGCCGGGTACGAGGCGAACTCGCCGTATTTCGGCAGCCTGATCGGCCGGGTGGGCAACCGCATCGCGAACGGCGCCTTCACGCTCGACGGCAAGGTGTATACGCTCGCGAAGAACAACGGCCCGAACCACCTGCATGGCGGCCTCAAGGGGTGGGACAAGGTGGTCTGGAAGGCCGACCCGTTCCAGGACCGCACCGGAGCCGGCGTTCGCCTCGAGTACACGAGCGCCGACGGCGAAGAGGGGTATCCCGGCAAGGTCACCGCCCACGTGGTGTATACCCTGACGCCGGATAACACACTCATGGTGGACTACCATGCGACCTCCGACAAACCCACGGTCATCAACCTGACCCAGCACAGCTACTTCAACCTGGGCGGCGGCAAAACCACCGACATCCTGGGTCATGAGCTGATGGTCAACGCCGACCGATACACACCCGTGAACTCCACGCTCATCCCCACCGGAGAACTGGCGCCGGTCGCCGGCACGCCCTTTGACTTTCGCGCGCCCACGGCCATCGGCGCGCGCATCAACGACAAGAACACGCAGTTGGACTACGGCAAGGGCTACGACCACAACTACGTGTTGACCCGGGCCGGCACCGGCCTCGAACTCGCCGCGCGCGTCTATGAACCCACGTCAGGCCGCACGCTGGAGATCACCACCACCGAGCCGGGCGTTCAGCTGTACACGGGCAACTTCCTCGACGGCACGATCACGGGCAAGGGCGGGCGTGTGTATCCCTTCCGCTCGGGCTTCTGTCTCGAGACCCAGCATTACCCCGACTCGCCGAACCAGAAGGGGTTCCCCTCCATCGAACTGCGGCCAGGCGGCGAGTACAAATCAAAGACGGTCTTCGCGTTCGGCAGCCGCTAG
- a CDS encoding glycosyltransferase — protein MQTVTSRRVMDEIIVSNDRVDDTRAPLFSIVIPTYARPQILRECLTAVSRLNARENFEVIVVDDGSPEPVGPVVEAFSETLPIRLLQRPRGGPALARNTGASVARGRYLAFTDDDCRPAPDWLTALGTAFERDGRRLLGGRVENSLVHNAYSEASERIGQFVYEYNRNIGAQEPFFTTNNLAVCAEHFRDVGGFTSLIPSATAEDKEFCDRWRAHGLPLAHVPDAVVFHAHHLSFRGFVRQHYNYGRGILAFRLLRRGRGNTQGMVPEPLTFYLDLLASPLRHHTRARRWRLVGLLACSQVATAAGALVQLLRWRQLKRVRATTTTEA, from the coding sequence ATGCAGACGGTGACTTCGCGGCGTGTCATGGACGAAATTATCGTATCAAACGACCGGGTTGATGACACGAGGGCACCACTGTTCTCGATCGTCATTCCCACTTACGCGCGGCCGCAGATCCTGCGGGAATGTCTGACTGCGGTCTCGCGGCTGAATGCACGCGAGAACTTCGAGGTCATTGTCGTGGACGACGGAAGTCCGGAACCTGTGGGTCCCGTGGTCGAGGCATTCAGCGAGACCCTGCCAATCCGGCTGCTCCAACGGCCACGCGGCGGCCCGGCCCTGGCCCGCAACACGGGAGCCAGCGTGGCGCGCGGCCGGTATCTGGCGTTCACCGACGACGACTGCCGGCCTGCGCCGGATTGGCTGACGGCGCTTGGGACCGCGTTTGAACGTGACGGCCGCCGCCTGCTCGGCGGCCGTGTGGAAAATTCGCTGGTGCACAATGCGTATTCCGAGGCGAGCGAACGGATCGGCCAGTTCGTGTACGAGTACAACCGCAACATCGGCGCTCAGGAGCCATTCTTCACGACCAATAACCTCGCGGTCTGCGCGGAGCACTTTCGTGACGTCGGCGGCTTTACCAGCCTGATTCCAAGCGCCACCGCAGAGGACAAGGAATTTTGTGACCGCTGGCGGGCGCACGGCCTTCCGCTCGCACACGTGCCCGACGCCGTGGTGTTTCACGCCCACCATCTGTCGTTCAGGGGATTCGTGCGGCAACACTACAACTATGGCCGGGGCATTCTGGCGTTCCGCCTGCTCAGGCGTGGGCGCGGAAACACCCAGGGCATGGTGCCCGAACCGCTGACGTTTTACCTCGATCTGCTGGCGTCACCGCTTCGGCATCACACCCGAGCCAGACGGTGGCGGCTTGTGGGCCTGCTGGCATGCTCGCAAGTGGCGACCGCGGCCGGCGCGCTGGTCCAGTTGCTCCGCTGGCGTCAGTTGAAGAGGGTTCGCGCGACCACGACGACCGAGGCTTGA
- a CDS encoding ABC transporter ATP-binding protein, translated as MADNAVVITVRQLTRNFRAEEEPRTLFRVLRESVTGGHVAPEPRRAVRELSLEVSHGDRIAIVGNNAAGKSTLLKIIAGLLRPTTGSVEVRGEMVLLTSLGVGMIEELSVSDNTLMYGALYGVEPAKMRTLLAEVLEWAGIPGFEYTKLKHLSTGTRARLAFSVVRHIAADILLIDEALAAGDLSFQKKTRAFFEEPQHHDRTFLVATHDMDFARTFCTKALWLDRGTVVAFGDSVSVVTRYVEAQTGAVDGAHRESLPVEVSK; from the coding sequence ATGGCTGACAACGCGGTGGTCATCACGGTTCGGCAACTGACCCGTAACTTCAGGGCCGAGGAGGAACCGCGCACCCTGTTTCGGGTGTTGCGCGAATCCGTCACAGGCGGCCATGTCGCGCCCGAGCCACGCCGAGCCGTGCGTGAACTGAGCCTGGAGGTGTCGCACGGCGATCGCATCGCCATTGTCGGCAACAACGCTGCCGGCAAGAGTACGCTGCTCAAGATCATCGCCGGCCTGTTGCGACCGACGACGGGCAGCGTCGAGGTACGCGGCGAGATGGTGTTGCTCACCTCGCTGGGCGTCGGGATGATCGAGGAGTTGAGCGTGTCCGACAACACGCTGATGTACGGCGCCTTGTACGGCGTCGAGCCCGCGAAAATGCGCACGCTTCTGGCCGAGGTCCTGGAGTGGGCCGGCATTCCCGGCTTCGAATACACAAAGCTCAAACACCTGTCCACCGGCACCCGGGCGCGGCTCGCTTTCTCTGTGGTGCGGCATATCGCGGCCGACATTCTGCTGATCGACGAAGCTCTCGCGGCCGGTGACTTGTCGTTCCAGAAGAAGACACGTGCCTTCTTCGAAGAACCGCAGCACCACGACCGTACCTTCCTGGTGGCGACGCATGACATGGACTTCGCGCGCACGTTCTGCACGAAGGCCCTGTGGCTGGATCGCGGCACCGTGGTCGCCTTTGGTGACAGCGTGTCTGTGGTCACGCGATATGTCGAGGCACAGACCGGCGCCGTCGACGGGGCACACAGGGAGTCCCTTCCCGTCGAGGTCTCAAAATGA
- a CDS encoding ABC transporter permease yields MKKLWQVREVSTLMILVLEVAFFTWYLWPSDGGHPFLNVGNALLILKYSSIYGIAAIGAAIVIITGGIDLASGAVIGLTSVVTGYFFVQAEWSLTASAVMGLMVGLSAGLASSWLIVGMRLPPFIATLGVMGIWRGAGYIITEARFYDLSAKLPRNWTVAGVSIDWVPPLVMVTLAGIFQVLMTRFQWGRAIFAVGGNETAALFSGLRVGLVKTSAYVTAGLLAAISGVVLAVVQGQGKADLANGYELDIIASAVVGGTSLTGGRGSVAGAVLGALIFGVLRNALPQIPGATFYDRVIVGLAVIVIVVMDQIMVRRAQG; encoded by the coding sequence GTGAAGAAGTTGTGGCAGGTGCGCGAAGTCAGCACCTTGATGATCCTCGTGCTGGAGGTCGCGTTTTTTACGTGGTACCTGTGGCCTTCAGATGGCGGACATCCCTTTCTGAACGTCGGCAACGCCCTCCTGATCCTCAAGTACTCGTCGATCTACGGCATCGCGGCCATCGGTGCGGCCATTGTCATCATCACCGGCGGCATCGACCTGGCCTCGGGGGCCGTGATTGGCCTGACGAGTGTGGTGACCGGGTACTTCTTTGTCCAGGCCGAATGGTCTCTCACCGCCAGCGCCGTGATGGGCCTGATGGTGGGCCTGTCGGCGGGCCTCGCTTCGTCATGGCTGATTGTCGGCATGCGGTTGCCGCCGTTCATCGCGACGCTTGGCGTGATGGGCATCTGGCGCGGCGCGGGCTACATCATCACCGAGGCGCGCTTCTACGACCTTTCCGCGAAGCTGCCGCGCAACTGGACGGTGGCGGGTGTCTCGATCGACTGGGTCCCGCCGCTCGTGATGGTGACACTGGCCGGGATCTTCCAGGTGCTGATGACGCGCTTCCAGTGGGGCCGCGCCATCTTCGCGGTGGGCGGCAACGAAACCGCCGCCTTGTTCTCCGGGCTGCGGGTGGGGTTGGTCAAGACGTCGGCCTACGTCACGGCCGGCCTCCTCGCGGCGATCTCGGGTGTGGTGCTGGCAGTGGTGCAGGGGCAGGGCAAGGCCGACCTCGCCAATGGGTACGAACTGGACATCATCGCGTCTGCGGTGGTGGGCGGCACCAGTTTGACGGGTGGCCGAGGCTCGGTGGCCGGCGCGGTGCTGGGTGCGCTGATTTTTGGCGTTCTGCGTAACGCACTGCCGCAGATTCCCGGCGCAACGTTCTATGATCGGGTCATCGTCGGATTGGCGGTCATCGTCATCGTGGTGATGGACCAGATCATGGTGCGAAGGGCGCAAGGATAG
- a CDS encoding ABC transporter permease gives MTFRLLSRRHVALLGQLTTVQHRLLDQSTGLGYLWTFLNPLLMLLVLWAFFSRQVGVAIPLYPVYLLVGLVQFTHFSKSAGAAMRVLGRMRSLATRVIFPKDILVYSAVLANLPEFLISMVLTTLVALLSGAPVSWALVALPLVVLMQVLLVLWVSLLLSMIYVFVRDIEHLFDVGMRILFFGTPIIYSLDALSPTLRVIALLNPLTQVIGFSRTILLAGQWPPIGQMLGFLAINAGVVLAAIAGFRRAEPALLERL, from the coding sequence ATGACCTTCCGCCTTCTGTCGCGACGGCACGTCGCGCTACTTGGACAACTGACCACCGTGCAGCACCGGCTCCTCGACCAGAGCACCGGGCTTGGGTACCTCTGGACCTTCCTGAATCCACTGTTGATGCTGCTGGTGCTGTGGGCGTTTTTCAGCCGCCAGGTTGGCGTAGCGATTCCACTGTATCCGGTCTACCTCCTGGTGGGCCTCGTGCAGTTCACGCACTTTTCGAAGAGCGCGGGCGCCGCGATGCGGGTGCTGGGCCGCATGCGGAGTCTGGCGACCAGGGTGATCTTCCCCAAGGACATCCTGGTCTACAGCGCGGTGCTGGCCAACCTGCCCGAGTTCCTCATCTCGATGGTCCTGACCACGCTCGTCGCCCTGTTGAGTGGTGCGCCCGTGTCGTGGGCGCTGGTCGCATTGCCGCTCGTCGTGCTGATGCAGGTGCTGCTGGTGCTGTGGGTCTCACTGTTGCTGTCGATGATTTACGTGTTCGTTCGCGACATCGAACATCTGTTTGATGTGGGTATGCGAATCCTGTTCTTTGGCACACCGATCATCTACAGCCTCGACGCGTTGTCGCCCACACTCCGGGTCATTGCCCTCCTCAATCCCCTGACACAGGTCATTGGATTTTCCCGGACCATCCTGCTCGCAGGGCAGTGGCCCCCCATCGGCCAGATGCTCGGGTTCCTCGCGATCAATGCGGGCGTCGTGCTCGCCGCAATCGCGGGTTTCCGTCGCGCCGAGCCGGCGCTGTTGGAGCGTCTGTGA
- a CDS encoding sugar ABC transporter ATP-binding protein — protein MTTAGLEFRDVAKAFGAVQALRGVSFTIAAGDAHACVGENGAGKSTLLKILAGILKPDRGELSWAGERIHFSSPREALERGIGMVYQEMLAFPNLSVTANIFAGREITNRWGMLDERAMRARTQELLTQLHVPVTPDMSMERVSTACSQLVQVARALAFDCRVLVLDEPTTSLTDAEVDHLFGVVGRLRQQGVTVLFVSHRLPEVYRLCDRITVLRDGQFVGTFERATTPSDDIVRAMVGREPPARVPRAPSSSVPQFPSSSALDVRGLSRRPAFDNVSFQVAPGEIVGMFGLVGSGRTEILETLFGLAAADAGQVAVDGQAIHVRSARDAARAGLALVPENRQRQGLFFNLSLRHNLVLPLAAKQGVSVIRDAGEDAAARVQVEALAIKTPHLRVTPDALSGGNQQKIVAGKWLATTPKVLLLDEPTKGVDVGAKFEIHNLIRRQADAGMACLMVSSDLPEVLALADRILVMREGHLRGELPGAGATEEAVMRLATHNVEADRPTGGTV, from the coding sequence ATGACAACTGCCGGGTTGGAGTTTCGTGATGTGGCGAAGGCCTTTGGCGCCGTACAGGCGCTGCGCGGCGTCAGCTTCACGATCGCCGCCGGCGACGCACATGCGTGTGTCGGCGAAAACGGCGCCGGGAAATCCACGCTGCTCAAAATACTGGCCGGGATTCTCAAGCCCGACCGCGGAGAACTCTCGTGGGCCGGCGAACGCATCCACTTCTCCAGTCCGCGCGAGGCACTGGAACGCGGCATCGGCATGGTCTACCAGGAGATGCTCGCGTTTCCCAACCTGTCGGTCACGGCGAATATTTTTGCTGGCCGCGAGATCACCAACCGCTGGGGAATGCTGGACGAACGGGCGATGCGCGCGCGCACGCAGGAGTTGCTCACGCAACTCCACGTGCCTGTGACCCCGGACATGTCCATGGAACGTGTGTCGACAGCCTGCTCGCAACTGGTGCAGGTGGCGCGTGCGCTCGCCTTCGACTGCCGCGTCCTCGTGCTTGATGAACCCACAACCTCGCTGACCGACGCCGAAGTTGACCACTTGTTTGGCGTGGTCGGTCGCCTGCGGCAGCAGGGTGTCACCGTGCTGTTCGTCTCGCACCGGCTCCCGGAGGTGTATCGACTGTGCGACCGCATTACCGTGCTGCGCGACGGCCAGTTCGTCGGCACATTCGAACGCGCGACAACGCCCTCCGACGACATTGTGCGGGCCATGGTGGGCCGTGAGCCACCAGCGCGCGTGCCCCGAGCCCCCAGTTCCTCAGTTCCCCAGTTCCCCAGTTCATCAGCGCTCGACGTGCGCGGGCTTTCGAGACGCCCCGCGTTTGACAACGTGTCCTTCCAGGTGGCACCGGGCGAAATTGTCGGCATGTTCGGCTTGGTGGGGTCCGGCCGTACCGAGATTCTCGAGACCCTCTTCGGCCTCGCCGCTGCGGACGCGGGCCAGGTGGCCGTTGATGGTCAGGCCATCCACGTGCGCTCGGCACGGGATGCCGCCCGGGCCGGACTCGCGCTGGTGCCCGAGAACCGGCAGCGGCAGGGACTGTTCTTTAATCTGTCGCTCCGCCATAACCTCGTGTTGCCGCTGGCCGCAAAGCAGGGCGTGAGCGTGATTCGCGACGCAGGTGAGGACGCCGCCGCGAGGGTCCAGGTCGAGGCGCTTGCCATCAAGACGCCCCATCTGCGCGTCACGCCCGACGCGCTCTCGGGCGGCAACCAGCAGAAGATCGTTGCCGGCAAGTGGCTGGCGACTACGCCGAAGGTGTTGTTGCTGGATGAACCCACAAAGGGTGTGGACGTCGGCGCCAAGTTCGAAATTCACAACCTGATCCGGCGTCAGGCGGATGCGGGGATGGCCTGCCTGATGGTCTCGAGCGACCTGCCTGAAGTGCTCGCCCTGGCCGATCGCATCCTTGTGATGCGCGAGGGCCACCTGCGCGGCGAACTGCCGGGGGCCGGCGCGACCGAAGAGGCCGTGATGCGGCTGGCCACGCACAATGTCGAGGCTGATCGGCCCACAGGAGGCACAGTGTGA
- a CDS encoding glycosyltransferase, whose amino-acid sequence MSEVSAVVLTVGEPFAERAIRSLATQSVPLHEQVVIAHVSPFSRAINEGARRVSTPYFVQVDADMILDPTCVEVLLRHMRPGIGIVVGELRDPLVGQVVGIRMFRTACFRDGGMPDSISPDTDFGASLTRDGWRTEYVEHTGAMEGAARPTVGEHRPNYTPSYTYRKFVLEGARVRYRAASYGLMFQLDALSHSTHPLSLLARVAYLHGLFVPMAHDELKAPRHDQAAEALAALLAGPGRADELVAEVLPFTQYARLGEIFRRFVAVGAELGDAAAGETFREAFKRLCAPRADRRALVARIALAHGLLMPREDHARLSQDERALRDFIVFNLGSRATTWDRVRARTRHALSPRGERASASW is encoded by the coding sequence ATGAGCGAGGTCTCCGCCGTCGTGCTGACGGTCGGGGAGCCCTTCGCTGAACGGGCCATCAGGAGCCTCGCCACCCAGTCGGTGCCGCTGCACGAGCAGGTGGTCATTGCGCACGTGTCGCCGTTCTCCCGGGCGATCAACGAAGGCGCGCGGCGTGTCAGCACGCCGTATTTCGTCCAGGTTGACGCCGACATGATTCTGGACCCCACGTGTGTGGAAGTGCTCCTGCGACACATGCGGCCCGGCATCGGGATCGTGGTCGGCGAGCTCCGCGACCCACTGGTGGGGCAGGTGGTCGGGATCAGGATGTTCCGCACGGCCTGCTTTCGCGATGGCGGCATGCCCGACTCGATCTCCCCTGACACCGACTTTGGCGCCAGCCTGACTCGCGATGGATGGCGCACCGAGTACGTCGAGCACACTGGGGCGATGGAGGGAGCGGCGAGGCCGACGGTGGGGGAACACCGGCCCAACTACACGCCGTCCTATACGTACCGCAAGTTTGTGCTCGAAGGCGCGCGCGTCAGGTACCGCGCGGCCAGCTATGGCTTGATGTTCCAATTGGACGCGCTGAGCCACAGCACGCATCCGCTGTCACTCCTGGCGCGGGTGGCCTACCTTCACGGCCTGTTTGTGCCAATGGCACACGACGAATTGAAGGCGCCGAGGCACGATCAGGCCGCGGAGGCGCTGGCCGCACTGCTGGCAGGGCCGGGGCGCGCCGACGAGCTGGTGGCTGAGGTGTTGCCGTTCACACAGTACGCGCGCCTCGGCGAAATCTTCCGTCGATTCGTCGCGGTGGGGGCCGAGCTCGGCGATGCGGCCGCAGGGGAGACATTCCGTGAGGCCTTCAAGCGCCTGTGCGCCCCACGCGCAGACCGGCGCGCGCTTGTGGCCAGGATCGCGCTCGCCCATGGCCTGCTCATGCCGAGGGAAGACCACGCGCGGCTCTCTCAGGATGAGCGCGCGCTCCGCGACTTCATTGTCTTCAACCTCGGTTCGCGCGCCACCACCTGGGACCGCGTACGTGCGCGCACACGCCACGCGTTGTCGCCCCGCGGTGAGCGAGCGTCTGCGTCGTGGTGA
- a CDS encoding sugar-binding protein produces the protein MKKLWLVLSVAVMGVVACGGGAPDAPPAPKKLRFALIPKSLDIPVFDYARIGGERAAAELGVEVIYRGPDRADELRQKEVLESFITQKVDGIAISVLNASFLTPTIDRAVEAGIPVVTWDSDAPASKRLAFYGVDDYKSGLVMGEETARMLNGKGTVAFITSLGANNLARRLEGAREALAKHPGITILETYDIKEDSVRTGEIIATGTNRYPNLGAWISVGGWPVFSANALAPVPPTTKFVSFDTVPSAITLLRAGKVQVLLGQKYFGWGEEPIKLLHGIVNGRKPANPIIDSGVDVVTAATVDAYEAAWKVMVSGGK, from the coding sequence ATGAAGAAATTGTGGCTGGTTTTGTCTGTAGCGGTAATGGGCGTGGTGGCGTGTGGTGGTGGCGCGCCCGACGCGCCTCCGGCGCCGAAGAAACTGCGCTTCGCGCTGATTCCAAAGTCGCTCGACATCCCGGTGTTTGACTACGCGCGCATTGGCGGCGAGCGGGCGGCCGCCGAGCTGGGCGTGGAGGTCATCTATCGCGGTCCCGACCGCGCCGACGAGTTGCGCCAGAAGGAAGTGCTCGAGTCGTTCATCACCCAGAAGGTGGATGGCATTGCCATCTCGGTGTTGAATGCCTCCTTCCTGACGCCAACGATCGATCGCGCGGTTGAGGCCGGTATTCCGGTGGTCACCTGGGATTCGGATGCTCCGGCGTCAAAGCGGTTGGCGTTCTACGGCGTGGACGACTACAAGTCGGGTCTCGTGATGGGTGAGGAAACGGCAAGGATGCTGAACGGCAAGGGGACGGTGGCGTTCATCACGAGTCTTGGCGCCAACAACCTCGCCCGGCGCCTCGAGGGCGCGCGGGAAGCCCTGGCGAAGCACCCCGGCATTACCATTCTCGAGACCTACGATATCAAGGAAGACAGCGTGCGGACGGGCGAGATCATCGCGACCGGCACCAACCGATACCCCAACCTCGGGGCCTGGATTTCGGTGGGCGGCTGGCCCGTGTTCAGCGCCAACGCGCTCGCTCCGGTGCCACCGACCACGAAGTTCGTGTCGTTTGATACGGTCCCGTCGGCCATTACCCTGCTGCGCGCGGGCAAGGTCCAGGTCCTGCTCGGCCAGAAGTACTTCGGCTGGGGTGAGGAGCCAATCAAGCTCCTGCACGGCATCGTCAACGGCCGCAAACCTGCCAATCCGATCATCGACTCCGGTGTGGACGTGGTGACCGCCGCCACTGTGGACGCCTACGAGGCGGCCTGGAAGGTCATGGTCTCGGGAGGTAAGTAA